Proteins from one Silurus meridionalis isolate SWU-2019-XX chromosome 3, ASM1480568v1, whole genome shotgun sequence genomic window:
- the LOC124382963 gene encoding little elongation complex subunit 1-like, producing the protein MQKSSMSQPALQEISCDCLETLDFYTNNEHRELNSSVENQLLELKETDTRQNLEIRGLESKVSSPKKRMRLIEEQLFEWESEINKGLQNEAKTLSNRTNTSASCGVAFAAKEFGSATPRHVSRVPGILPSKQESSDQRHNNPISGNQTMNISGRTFTKIKLTAKRTGSNVSPPRIAKRPRLDAASADPANTTHMTHSLISSSLETLQKSCSDLLTTDRIHALFEETSQLPVLTEEEKSVISKFCVNESLTQTFLSVILDKVKTEKESTGHDLLQSLCRVYVGLCQLSGDSHKAHALAYRFLKEDFPEAPKLIMVMVTAWPNVFFYHSPLCKAIHIVSKMKANGKMLDLLSKYLFWDEDPLENIHNTITSTLEALLEDNSLTFENNSWYGVDLCSSVWDYILSLDLLCAQMGWIWTLKKIIRNKIWLILNTWMLQTKTEQTPYRDVSVAAVFRLLGRLGQQGLKENFPKSVQNLTRSIVKYGTEKLRKDLPWEVQLAVVYATHDLAASNPNVALKDLKSWWQDITKPVPPAITSALYSFYE; encoded by the exons atgcaaaagtcaAGCATGAGCCAGCCAGCGCTTCAGGAAATTTCTTGTGATTGCCTGGAGACACTTGATTTTTATACTAACAACGAACACAGAGAATT AAACAGCAGTgttgaaaaccagcttctggAACTTAAAG aaacagACACCAGACAAAATCTGGAAATCCGAGGCCTGGAGAGCAAAGTCAGTAGCCCCAAGAAACGCATGCGCTTAATTGAG GAACAACTCTTTGAATGGGAAAGTGAGATAAACAAAG GTCTTCAAAATGAAGCAAAGACTTTGTCTAATCGAACCAACACTTCAGCATCATGTGGGGTTGCATTCGCTGCTAAGGAGTTTGGATCTGCTACTCCCAGGCATGTCAGTCGTGTTCCAGGAATCTTGCCCTCCAAGCAGGAGAGCTCCGATCAGAGGCACAACAATCCAATTTCAGGAAATCAAACCATGAACATCTCTGGCCGaacttttacaaaaataaagctgaCAGCAAAGAGAACTGGATCAAATGTGTCACCACCCAGGATTGCTAAAAGGCCTCGACTTGATGCTGCTTCAGCTGATCCtgcaaacaccacacacatgaCACATTCCCTCATCTCCAGTTCATTAGAAACATTGCAAAAGTCCTGTTCCGATTTATTAACTACAGACAGGATTCATGCCCTTTTTGAAGAAACAAGTCAACTTCCTGTTCTGACAGAGGAGGAAAAATCGGTCATATCTAAGTTTTGCGTAAACGAG TCCTTAACGCAGACAtttctgtctgtgattttggacaaggtaaagacagagaaagagtcTACGGGACATgatctcctgcagtctctctgtagggtttatgtgggATTGTGTCAATTAAGTGGAGACTCTCATAAAGCACATGCCCTCGCCTACAGAtttcttaaagaag actttcctgaagccccCAAACTGATTATGGTCATGGTGACTGCATGGCCAAATGTTTTCTTCTATCACAGCCCTTTATGCAAAGCCATTCACATCGTGAgcaaaatgaaggcaaatgGAAAGATGTTAGATTTGCTTAGCAAGTATCTTTTCTGGGATGAG GATCCTCTAGAAAACATTCACAATACCATCACTAGCACACTGGAGGCTCTTCTCGAAGACAACAGTCTGACATTCGAGAATAACAGCTGGTATGGTGTTGATCTCTGTTCTTCTGTCTGGGACTACATCTTAAGTCTGGACCTTCTTTGTGCACAAATGGGCTGGATTTGGactcttaaaaaaattatacg aaataaaatttggctgatcctgaacacttggatgttgcaaacaaaaacagagcAAACACCGTACAGAGACGTCTCTGTAGCAGCAgttttcaggctacttg GGCGACTTGGCCAACAAGGCCTTAAGGAGAACTTCCCAAAGTCAGTCCAAAATCTGACAAGAAGCATAGTTAAGTATGGAACGGAAAAGCTCAGAAAAG atttgccgtgGGAGGTGCAGCTCGCAGTGGTttatgccactcatgatctggcaGCCAGCAACCCCAACGTTGCTCTAAAAGATTTGAAATCATGGTGGCAAGACATCACAAAGCCCGTTCCCCCAGCCATTACAAGTGCCTTATACtctttttatgaataa